A section of the Paenibacillus antri genome encodes:
- a CDS encoding ABC transporter permease — protein sequence MIGYANAAGTGYSDRLSAIYRKMLLHPTYRLLLLLSGAPVTVIVYAMHLLRKSKSGYARRAAETRAQLLQSGLRETLVEEAAEQLRRKHRFFGQAADAERIRREAERIASKKFDAAVRERLELRQAEEGSNGAGLDETFRRLLRHPAFFAVSLALGLPMYLLMGIYANAYLKYVAERLMMAVLVIFGVAFLVFTILYISPMNPAANILGETATAEQIANFNRIYGLDQPYLVQLWNTIKGILTFDLGSSFAGNENVTASIANKFPVTVTLTAISTLIAILIALPIGIVSATRPNSFFDYTFMFIALLGLSIPNFWQGLIFILNFSIKLHWLPATYNPANWLSAIMPIVVLGTGLTAAVARMTRSSTLEVIHEDYIITAKAKGLSSRSVLWKHAVGNALIPIVTVIGLQFGGMLGGAAVTEKVFNISGIGSYIVDKQFIPDIPAIMGGVVYTAITISIVNVLVDLLYAFFDPRIRSKMKQY from the coding sequence TTGATAGGGTACGCCAACGCCGCCGGAACCGGGTATTCGGACCGCTTGTCCGCCATATACCGCAAAATGTTACTTCACCCGACCTATCGCCTGCTCCTTTTGTTATCTGGGGCGCCGGTCACCGTCATCGTGTATGCGATGCATCTTCTTCGGAAGTCCAAATCCGGCTACGCTCGTCGCGCCGCGGAAACGAGAGCCCAACTGCTGCAATCCGGCTTACGGGAAACTCTCGTCGAGGAAGCCGCGGAGCAGCTGCGCCGGAAGCACCGCTTCTTCGGTCAAGCCGCTGACGCCGAACGCATCCGCCGCGAAGCCGAACGGATCGCGTCCAAGAAATTCGACGCCGCGGTGCGGGAACGCCTGGAGCTGCGGCAAGCGGAAGAAGGCTCGAACGGGGCGGGGCTGGACGAGACGTTCCGCCGGCTGCTCCGGCATCCCGCTTTCTTCGCGGTCTCGCTGGCGCTCGGCTTGCCGATGTATCTCCTTATGGGCATCTACGCCAACGCGTATTTGAAGTACGTCGCCGAACGTTTGATGATGGCCGTACTCGTCATTTTCGGAGTAGCGTTCCTCGTCTTCACGATTCTCTATATTTCCCCGATGAATCCGGCGGCCAACATCTTAGGGGAAACCGCGACGGCCGAGCAGATCGCCAACTTCAATCGCATCTACGGTTTGGATCAGCCGTATTTGGTGCAATTGTGGAATACGATCAAGGGCATCCTGACGTTCGATCTCGGCAGCTCCTTCGCCGGGAACGAGAACGTGACCGCGTCGATCGCCAATAAATTTCCGGTGACGGTCACGCTGACGGCGATCTCGACGCTCATCGCGATCTTGATCGCTCTGCCGATCGGCATCGTCTCCGCGACGCGCCCGAATTCGTTCTTCGACTATACGTTCATGTTCATCGCGCTGCTCGGATTGTCGATTCCGAACTTCTGGCAAGGCTTGATCTTCATTTTGAATTTCTCGATCAAGCTGCACTGGCTTCCCGCGACGTACAATCCGGCGAACTGGCTGTCGGCGATCATGCCGATCGTCGTTCTCGGCACGGGGCTGACGGCGGCCGTCGCGCGGATGACGCGTTCGTCGACGCTCGAAGTCATTCACGAGGATTACATTATCACCGCTAAGGCGAAGGGGCTATCGAGCCGCAGCGTGTTATGGAAGCACGCCGTAGGCAACGCGCTCATTCCGATCGTGACCGTCATCGGACTGCAGTTCGGAGGCATGCTGGGAGGCGCCGCCGTCACGGAGAAGGTGTTCAACATCAGCGGCATCGGAAGTTATATCGTGGATAAGCAGTTCATTCCCGACATCCCCGCCATTATGGGGGGCGTCGTCTATACCGCGATCACGATTTCGATCGTGAACGTACTCGTCGATTTGCTGTACGCGTTCTTCGATCCAAGAATTCGTTCCAAGATGAAACAATACTAA
- a CDS encoding ABC transporter permease: protein MIPTTLTTHEIRFKLKSSAEYGQASFAGVVSLALALLFLLNAYRFEEGTFQPVALAASVAYFLFGGLQLAVWGLIRRDLIRSGAISRTTRSLGYALMLSLLAGNVFVAAAAFQLAKREKTAVYTLAVYTLLTTLLVFAVSALNLFKPYVANTFLLGMFLLIVAAAIQLVALLLVAKFGGRAALPRWMGVVAVVLILTAASGNLFALFLGLLLLARLRDEGFSSGSKLGEVVDRLSRSSTSMLGLLFILFLLTMSITSYLTFDYGMAVENDYGNILQPVSLAYPFGTDNFGRDLFSRIVFGARISLAVGLASTIIPLVIGGLLGAVSGYYGRHTDNVIMRALDILYAIPGILLAIAIIAAFGASTVNLILALSVGAIPTYARTMRANVLLVSTLEYVQAARAFGVGDLTILFKHILPNSIAPMIVKSTLTIGTAVISTSSLSYLGLGVEPHIPEWGNILKLGSAYLETHAFTAVYPGLAIILLVLSFNFLGDGLRDALDPKLD, encoded by the coding sequence GTGATTCCGACTACACTAACCACGCATGAAATCCGGTTCAAGCTGAAGTCGAGTGCCGAATACGGTCAAGCGAGCTTCGCCGGCGTCGTCAGTTTGGCTTTGGCGCTCCTCTTCCTTCTGAACGCCTATCGCTTCGAAGAAGGAACGTTCCAGCCGGTCGCGCTCGCCGCGAGCGTCGCTTACTTCTTATTCGGCGGTCTGCAGCTTGCCGTATGGGGACTCATCCGGCGCGATTTGATTCGGTCCGGCGCCATCTCGAGGACGACCCGTTCGCTCGGATACGCGCTTATGCTGAGCCTCCTCGCGGGCAACGTCTTCGTCGCCGCCGCCGCGTTCCAATTGGCGAAGCGCGAGAAAACCGCGGTGTACACGCTTGCTGTATACACGCTGCTGACGACCTTGCTCGTCTTCGCCGTGTCGGCGCTCAATTTATTTAAGCCGTACGTGGCCAACACGTTCCTGTTGGGGATGTTTCTACTGATCGTCGCGGCCGCGATTCAACTCGTCGCTTTGCTGCTGGTCGCGAAATTCGGAGGCCGCGCCGCGCTTCCGCGCTGGATGGGGGTCGTCGCCGTCGTCCTGATCCTGACGGCCGCGTCCGGCAATTTGTTCGCGCTCTTCCTCGGGCTGCTGTTGCTCGCGCGGCTCCGGGACGAGGGCTTCTCCTCCGGCTCGAAGCTGGGCGAAGTCGTCGATCGGCTGTCTCGCAGCTCGACATCGATGCTGGGGTTGTTGTTCATCCTGTTTCTGCTGACGATGTCGATCACCAGTTATCTCACGTTCGATTACGGCATGGCGGTCGAGAACGACTACGGGAACATTTTGCAGCCGGTCAGCTTGGCGTATCCGTTCGGCACGGACAACTTCGGCAGAGACTTGTTCTCGCGTATCGTCTTCGGGGCGCGGATCTCGCTCGCGGTGGGACTCGCCTCGACGATCATCCCACTCGTTATCGGGGGGCTCCTAGGCGCCGTCTCGGGCTACTACGGCCGCCATACGGACAACGTCATCATGCGGGCGCTCGATATTTTATACGCCATTCCCGGCATTCTGCTGGCCATCGCCATCATCGCGGCGTTCGGCGCCAGCACCGTAAACCTTATATTGGCCCTTAGCGTCGGCGCGATTCCGACGTATGCCCGAACGATGCGGGCGAACGTTCTGCTCGTCTCGACGTTGGAATACGTTCAGGCGGCGCGGGCGTTCGGGGTCGGCGATCTGACGATTCTTTTCAAGCATATCCTCCCGAATTCGATCGCCCCGATGATCGTGAAGTCGACGCTGACGATCGGCACCGCGGTCATCTCGACCAGCAGCTTAAGCTATCTGGGACTCGGCGTCGAGCCGCATATTCCGGAATGGGGCAACATCTTGAAGCTGGGCAGCGCCTATCTCGAGACGCACGCGTTTACGGCCGTCTATCCGGGGCTCGCGATTATTTTGCTCGTGCTGTCGTTTAATTTTCTCGGCGACGGTTTGCGCGACGCGCTCGATCCGAAGCTGGACTAG
- a CDS encoding ABC transporter substrate-binding protein: protein MRTKGKFSALLLLSLSIVLGACNVTTKDEATETPEPAQETEAVVDGTPVDIELLGMSSNEADLNIVRDQLTKNGFNVKLNIQPDYGSFKSQQDAGNFDIALSSWTTVTGNPDYAVRSLFKTGGDYSILADAEIDALIDSASNQTPDQYTETYKQFEQQLVFDKAYIAPLYNSLKAQAFNQDVLNKDTVRISKSRSLPWEEISFKDASKNGAEPLLLQSTMPTLTSLDPIKGNDGSINIINTNQYVRLVNLTDDDKITSEGSLSFNHAIAEGNSDYYFILRDDINFAAIKDKLAVDTGERVGADDVIFSLERAHNKDSVPDHRTYTLHEHIQSVELVADVAALEATKVSGSDQTVKAALELGLPANIAELVADKTQSDSKSGKYQVVKMTTTKPFPQVLNYLAHQSAGIVSKKQVESINTYDVAKFDVNKDIPYGDQNTVTEGPAYNNTLYTSGPYILSYKNDYEAVFYKNPAYMKGTKHEPKINNINVRFIKDADSSLSALRSGEIHLYYGVSETKYDVVRGDSKLFLQTIPSNAVSYLLFNTANRPVAESADLRKAVLYSINQDEILAYYSGNKFKAVSTLSPLVQTGLELTADPAKVKQFLDAYKAGK, encoded by the coding sequence ATGAGAACCAAAGGCAAATTTTCCGCGTTGTTGCTGCTCAGCTTATCGATCGTGCTTGGCGCCTGCAACGTCACCACCAAAGACGAAGCGACGGAGACGCCCGAGCCCGCGCAAGAGACGGAAGCCGTCGTCGACGGCACTCCCGTCGATATCGAGCTTCTCGGCATGAGCTCTAACGAAGCCGATCTGAACATCGTGCGCGACCAGCTCACGAAGAACGGCTTCAACGTCAAGCTGAACATCCAACCGGACTACGGCAGCTTCAAGTCGCAGCAAGACGCCGGCAACTTCGACATCGCGTTGTCCAGCTGGACGACGGTGACCGGCAACCCGGATTACGCGGTTCGCTCCTTGTTCAAGACCGGCGGCGACTACAGCATCCTCGCGGATGCGGAGATCGACGCGCTGATCGATTCGGCTTCGAACCAAACGCCGGATCAGTATACGGAGACGTACAAGCAATTCGAGCAGCAGCTCGTGTTCGATAAGGCCTATATCGCGCCGTTATACAATTCTTTGAAGGCGCAAGCGTTCAATCAGGACGTCCTGAACAAGGACACCGTTCGCATTTCGAAATCCCGTTCGCTCCCTTGGGAAGAAATCAGCTTCAAGGACGCGTCGAAGAACGGCGCCGAACCGCTCCTGCTCCAATCGACGATGCCGACGCTCACGTCCCTCGATCCGATCAAGGGCAACGACGGCTCGATTAACATCATCAACACGAACCAGTACGTGCGTCTCGTCAATCTGACGGACGACGACAAGATCACGTCGGAAGGCTCCTTGTCTTTCAACCATGCGATCGCGGAAGGCAACTCGGACTACTACTTCATCTTGCGCGACGATATCAACTTCGCTGCGATTAAGGATAAGCTGGCCGTCGATACCGGCGAACGCGTCGGCGCGGACGACGTTATCTTCTCGCTCGAGCGCGCGCATAACAAAGATTCCGTACCGGACCACCGGACGTACACGCTTCACGAGCACATTCAGAGCGTCGAGCTCGTCGCGGACGTAGCCGCCCTCGAAGCGACGAAGGTATCCGGCAGCGACCAAACCGTGAAAGCCGCGCTGGAGCTAGGTCTCCCGGCGAACATCGCCGAGCTCGTCGCCGACAAGACGCAATCCGACAGCAAGTCGGGCAAATACCAAGTCGTCAAGATGACGACGACGAAGCCGTTCCCGCAAGTGCTGAACTACCTGGCGCACCAATCCGCGGGCATCGTGTCGAAAAAACAAGTCGAAAGCATCAACACGTACGACGTCGCGAAGTTCGACGTAAACAAGGACATTCCGTACGGCGACCAGAACACGGTTACCGAAGGCCCGGCATACAACAACACGTTGTATACGAGCGGTCCGTACATCTTGTCGTACAAGAACGATTACGAAGCGGTCTTCTATAAGAACCCGGCTTACATGAAGGGCACGAAGCACGAGCCGAAAATCAACAATATCAACGTCCGCTTCATTAAAGACGCAGACAGCTCCCTGTCCGCGCTCCGCAGCGGCGAAATTCATCTGTATTACGGCGTATCCGAGACGAAATACGACGTCGTCCGCGGCGACAGCAAGCTGTTCCTGCAGACGATCCCGAGCAACGCCGTATCGTACTTGCTGTTCAACACGGCGAACCGCCCGGTCGCGGAAAGCGCCGATTTGCGGAAAGCCGTCCTCTACTCCATCAATCAGGACGAGATTCTCGCTTACTACAGCGGTAATAAATTCAAAGCCGTCTCGACGCTCAGCCCGTTGGTGCAGACCGGTCTGGAGCTGACCGCCGATCCGGCGAAAGTGAAACAATTCTTGGACGCATACAAAGCCGGCAAATAA
- the tkt gene encoding transketolase — MPYTQTINRLTVDTIRTLSIDAVNAANSGHPGLPMGAAPMAFALWSDHLNHHPGNSKWFNRDRFVLSAGHGSALLYSLLHLSGYQVSIEDLKAFRKLNSRTPGHPEYGHTDGVEATTGPLGQGVAMAVGMAMAEAHLAAKYNRDGFPVVDHYTYALVGDGCLMEGISYEAMSMAGHMKLGKLIVLYDSNDISLDGALNLSFGEDVRKRAESANWHYLRVEDGNDTEAISAAIGEAKRHDSQPTIIEVRTIIGYGSKAQGTNKVHGNPLGKEEAKATKETYGWAYEDEFTVPEEVRAYFERLKEEGAAKEQAWNRLFADYTAKFPSESRELAEAVEGAASIAASDILTFDASKAISTRVASGEAINHYLNIVPSLFGGSADLSHSTMTDMKGERTYAVESYAGRNVYFGVREHAMGAAGSGMALHGGVKPFVSTFFVFSDYLRPAIRLAALQKLPVIYVFTHDSIAVGEDGPTHEPVEHLAALRTIPGLTVIRPSDANETASAWAYALERKEGPVALILSRQNLPVFEATRGNREQVAKGGYVLTETNDTPELLLIATGSEVSLAVDAKAELEKEGVSVRVVAMPSRELFDRQSADYRRSVLPDAVEKRITIEAGISLGWEKYAGTAGAVLSIDTFGASGPGGAVMESFGFSVDNVVRVSKEVLTR, encoded by the coding sequence ATGCCTTATACGCAAACCATTAATCGACTCACGGTCGATACGATCCGCACGCTGTCGATCGACGCGGTCAATGCCGCCAATTCCGGTCACCCGGGGCTGCCGATGGGAGCGGCGCCGATGGCGTTCGCGCTCTGGTCCGACCATCTGAATCATCACCCGGGAAATAGTAAGTGGTTTAACCGGGATCGATTCGTGTTGTCGGCGGGGCACGGCTCCGCCCTCTTGTACAGCCTCCTTCATCTGTCGGGCTATCAAGTGTCGATCGAGGATTTGAAGGCGTTCCGCAAGCTGAACAGCCGAACGCCGGGACATCCCGAATACGGGCATACGGACGGGGTCGAGGCGACGACGGGGCCTCTGGGTCAAGGCGTCGCGATGGCCGTCGGGATGGCGATGGCCGAAGCGCATCTCGCCGCGAAGTACAATCGGGACGGGTTCCCGGTCGTCGATCATTACACGTACGCGCTCGTCGGGGACGGCTGCTTGATGGAAGGCATCTCGTACGAAGCGATGTCGATGGCAGGACATATGAAGCTTGGAAAATTAATCGTGCTTTACGATTCTAACGATATTTCGCTGGACGGCGCGCTGAACCTAAGCTTCGGCGAGGACGTGCGGAAGCGGGCGGAATCCGCGAACTGGCACTACTTGCGAGTGGAAGACGGCAACGATACGGAAGCGATCTCGGCGGCGATCGGGGAGGCGAAGCGGCACGATTCGCAGCCGACGATCATCGAGGTGCGCACGATCATCGGGTACGGCAGCAAAGCGCAGGGCACGAACAAGGTGCACGGCAACCCGTTGGGCAAGGAAGAAGCCAAGGCGACCAAGGAGACATACGGCTGGGCGTACGAAGATGAATTTACGGTGCCGGAGGAAGTCCGGGCGTATTTCGAGCGGTTGAAGGAAGAGGGGGCGGCCAAGGAACAAGCGTGGAACCGGCTGTTCGCCGACTATACGGCGAAGTTTCCCTCGGAGAGCCGCGAGCTCGCCGAGGCGGTCGAAGGCGCCGCGTCCATCGCGGCCTCTGACATCCTTACGTTCGACGCTTCGAAGGCGATCTCGACCCGGGTCGCCAGCGGGGAAGCGATCAATCATTACTTGAACATCGTTCCGTCCCTCTTCGGCGGCAGCGCGGACCTGTCGCATTCGACGATGACGGACATGAAGGGCGAGCGTACGTACGCGGTCGAGTCCTATGCCGGGCGTAACGTCTACTTCGGCGTGCGCGAGCATGCGATGGGCGCCGCGGGAAGCGGGATGGCGCTGCACGGAGGCGTCAAGCCGTTCGTCAGCACGTTCTTCGTCTTCAGCGATTACTTGCGCCCAGCCATTCGGTTGGCCGCGCTGCAGAAGCTGCCCGTCATCTACGTGTTCACCCATGATTCCATCGCGGTCGGGGAGGACGGCCCGACGCACGAGCCGGTGGAGCATCTGGCCGCGCTGCGTACGATCCCAGGTCTGACGGTCATTCGTCCGTCCGACGCCAACGAGACGGCAAGCGCCTGGGCGTACGCGCTCGAGCGGAAGGAAGGACCGGTCGCGCTCATTTTGAGCAGACAAAACTTGCCCGTGTTCGAAGCGACGAGAGGCAATCGCGAGCAAGTCGCTAAGGGCGGCTACGTCCTGACGGAGACGAACGATACGCCGGAGCTCCTCCTGATCGCAACCGGCTCGGAGGTGTCCTTGGCCGTCGACGCGAAGGCGGAGCTCGAGAAGGAAGGCGTCTCCGTCCGCGTCGTGGCGATGCCGAGCCGGGAGCTGTTCGATCGGCAATCGGCGGACTACAGGCGCAGCGTTCTTCCCGATGCGGTCGAGAAGCGCATTACGATCGAAGCGGGCATCTCCCTCGGGTGGGAGAAGTACGCGGGAACCGCAGGCGCCGTGTTATCGATCGATACGTTCGGCGCTTCGGGACCCGGCGGGGCAGTGATGGAATCCTTCGGCTTCTCCGTCGACAATGTCGTTCGCGTGAGCAAAGAGGTATTAACTCGATAA
- the zwf gene encoding glucose-6-phosphate dehydrogenase — MEPTTMILFGATGDLAKRKIYPALFNLFLGGKLPRGFSVFGLGRREWSDDVFRSNVEQAVRQFSRRKPMDPDRGLADFLGLFRYNVLEIDRESDYRELLSVVERREAAQSLPPNRLFYLSVGPEHFETIALNIQSSGLGSANGWKRLVIEKPFGHDLQSARELNRVLNHAFAEEEIYRIDHYLGKPVVQQLKALQQANPVLQALWSHRYIANVQISAGEADGVGLRAGYYDHIGALRDMFQNHLLQLLMTAAIQLSQDSGPEEVRWKKRNVMEAVDLLQKEDVRARVVRGQYAAGRVDGQDVVGYTREPGIAPDSRTETFVAARLHIDNNAWRGVPFYLRTGKRMKEKSTRIVVEFKEPLRPKSVGGVAPNLLIIEIGPNEGISLQFNATEHGPNGGFKPVRIELHRNPEDSPESYENLIGDALEGDATYFAHWDEIELSWRWVQPVLDAFEEELVPLHYYEAGTYGPDASDALLAEDGNSWWLDDREERTSETKEGERYALYANH, encoded by the coding sequence ATGGAACCGACGACGATGATTTTGTTCGGGGCGACGGGCGATTTGGCCAAACGGAAAATATATCCCGCCCTTTTTAACTTGTTCTTGGGCGGCAAGCTGCCGCGCGGATTTTCCGTGTTCGGGCTAGGTCGCAGGGAATGGTCGGACGACGTCTTCCGATCGAACGTCGAGCAAGCCGTCCGACAGTTTTCCAGACGCAAGCCGATGGATCCCGATCGGGGACTGGCCGATTTCCTGGGGCTGTTCCGGTACAATGTGCTGGAAATCGACCGCGAGAGCGACTACCGGGAGCTGCTCAGCGTCGTCGAACGGCGGGAAGCGGCGCAAAGCCTTCCGCCGAACCGGTTGTTTTATTTGTCCGTCGGCCCCGAGCATTTCGAGACGATCGCGCTCAACATTCAATCCAGCGGACTCGGCTCCGCGAACGGTTGGAAGCGGCTCGTAATCGAGAAGCCGTTCGGGCATGACCTGCAATCGGCGCGGGAGCTGAATCGGGTGTTGAACCATGCCTTCGCCGAAGAAGAAATTTACCGCATCGATCATTATCTCGGCAAGCCGGTCGTACAGCAGTTGAAGGCGCTCCAGCAGGCCAATCCGGTGCTCCAGGCGTTATGGTCTCACCGCTACATCGCCAATGTGCAAATATCGGCCGGCGAAGCGGACGGCGTCGGCCTGCGTGCCGGATACTACGACCATATCGGCGCGCTGCGGGACATGTTCCAAAACCATCTGCTGCAGCTGTTGATGACGGCCGCGATCCAACTGTCGCAGGACAGCGGTCCGGAAGAGGTACGTTGGAAAAAGAGGAACGTAATGGAAGCGGTGGACCTGCTCCAGAAGGAAGACGTTCGCGCTCGCGTCGTCCGCGGTCAATACGCGGCGGGCCGCGTCGACGGCCAAGACGTGGTCGGGTATACGCGGGAGCCGGGCATCGCGCCGGACTCTCGGACGGAAACGTTCGTAGCCGCTCGACTCCATATCGATAACAACGCTTGGCGCGGCGTTCCGTTCTACCTTCGCACAGGCAAGCGGATGAAAGAAAAGTCTACTAGAATCGTAGTCGAGTTTAAGGAGCCGCTTCGACCGAAGTCCGTGGGCGGCGTCGCGCCGAATCTGCTCATTATCGAGATCGGGCCGAACGAAGGCATCTCGCTTCAGTTCAACGCGACGGAGCACGGCCCGAACGGGGGCTTCAAGCCGGTTCGGATCGAACTTCATCGGAACCCCGAAGACTCGCCGGAGTCGTACGAGAATTTGATCGGCGACGCCCTCGAAGGAGACGCTACGTACTTCGCGCATTGGGACGAAATCGAGTTGTCCTGGCGTTGGGTTCAACCGGTGCTGGACGCGTTCGAGGAGGAGCTCGTTCCGCTGCACTATTATGAGGCCGGCACGTACGGTCCCGACGCATCCGACGCGCTGCTCGCCGAAGACGGAAACTCCTGGTGGCTGGACGATAGAGAGGAACGAACATCCGAAACGAAAGAAGGAGAACGATATGCCTTATACGCAAACCATTAA
- a CDS encoding LysR family transcriptional regulator, producing MGVNHELYKVFYWAAKTGSLSQAAKALFLTQPSVSHAIKQLEQSFGVALFTRTSQGVELTQEGSVLYSYIEQSHILIALAEEKMAALKNLESGDLRIGGSDSLFKHYLLPHLEQFHEQHPGVKLHLNHGTTPEVITFLKEGRIDLGVVRMPIVEPQLEVKESFQLQDCFVAGARYAELKDRTLSLPELLQHSIILFSRNSRARMAITELFHHYGYTIKPEIEVGSVDLLIEFARRGLGISYVTREFVSKELEEGSLFEVRLDVPIPPSHVGIMTMRNMPLSRAASAFIELIR from the coding sequence ATGGGTGTCAATCATGAGCTGTACAAGGTGTTCTATTGGGCGGCCAAGACGGGAAGCTTGTCTCAAGCCGCTAAGGCGCTGTTCCTGACGCAGCCGAGCGTAAGCCATGCCATTAAACAGCTGGAGCAAAGCTTCGGCGTCGCGTTGTTTACCCGCACGTCGCAGGGGGTCGAGCTGACGCAGGAGGGAAGCGTATTATATTCGTACATCGAGCAATCGCATATTCTCATCGCGTTGGCCGAGGAGAAGATGGCGGCGTTGAAAAATCTGGAGAGCGGCGATCTGCGCATCGGCGGGAGCGACTCGCTGTTCAAGCACTACTTGCTTCCGCACCTGGAACAATTCCACGAACAGCATCCCGGCGTGAAGCTGCACCTGAACCATGGGACGACGCCGGAGGTCATCACGTTCTTGAAGGAAGGCCGGATCGACTTGGGGGTCGTCCGCATGCCGATCGTCGAACCGCAGCTGGAAGTGAAGGAAAGCTTTCAATTGCAGGATTGCTTCGTGGCGGGGGCCCGTTACGCCGAATTAAAAGACCGGACGCTCTCATTGCCGGAGCTGCTGCAGCATTCGATCATCCTGTTTTCCCGGAACAGCCGCGCGCGCATGGCGATCACGGAATTGTTCCACCACTACGGGTACACGATCAAGCCGGAGATCGAGGTCGGCAGCGTCGACCTGCTCATCGAGTTCGCCCGGAGGGGGCTCGGGATATCGTATGTAACGCGAGAGTTCGTATCGAAGGAGCTGGAGGAAGGGTCGCTATTCGAAGTCCGCCTCGACGTGCCGATCCCCCCGTCTCACGTAGGCATCATGACGATGCGGAACATGCCGTTGTCCCGCGCGGCAAGCGCGTTCATCGAATTGATTCGTTAA
- a CDS encoding superoxide dismutase — protein MRNAYGYTRYDPVRTCRSVANWCSRGGEYVSGMRSSAALSDDRSQELEQWLGKLRLLEQKAKSMLNTYPASIPPAAVSSLLQEAYLLNEGYTQFLDAYPSGQAASPGGPVAPKPVPIGGHTLPPLPYDYDALEPYIDEQTMRLHHDKHHQAYVDGLNRAEKKMEEARRTGDYDLILHWEREAAFHGAGHYLHTIFWNNMSPEGGGEPSRGGGLRGRIDADFGGFDKFKAHFSAAAEKAEGVGWAILVWSPRSHRLEILQAEKHQNLSQWDVVPLLVLDVWEHAYYLKYHNDRKSYIEAWWNVVNWEDVERRYDQARQLRWKPY, from the coding sequence TTGAGGAATGCCTATGGGTATACCCGGTACGATCCGGTTCGGACGTGCCGAAGCGTCGCGAATTGGTGTTCGAGAGGCGGCGAATATGTTTCCGGAATGCGGTCGTCCGCGGCGTTGTCCGACGATCGAAGTCAAGAGTTGGAACAGTGGCTCGGCAAGCTGCGGCTGCTGGAGCAAAAGGCGAAAAGCATGTTGAATACGTACCCGGCCTCGATCCCGCCTGCGGCCGTGAGCTCTCTGCTGCAGGAAGCATACTTATTGAACGAGGGCTACACCCAATTTCTAGACGCGTATCCGTCCGGGCAAGCTGCGTCCCCCGGCGGGCCGGTCGCGCCGAAACCGGTGCCGATCGGGGGGCACACGCTGCCTCCTCTTCCGTACGATTACGATGCATTGGAGCCGTATATCGACGAACAGACGATGCGGCTCCATCACGACAAACATCATCAAGCGTACGTGGACGGATTAAACCGGGCGGAGAAAAAGATGGAAGAGGCTCGGAGGACAGGGGACTACGACCTCATTCTCCATTGGGAGCGCGAAGCCGCGTTTCACGGAGCCGGGCATTACCTTCACACGATCTTTTGGAACAACATGTCGCCGGAAGGCGGCGGGGAGCCGTCCCGAGGCGGCGGCCTCCGAGGGCGGATCGATGCGGATTTCGGCGGCTTCGACAAATTCAAAGCCCACTTCTCGGCAGCCGCGGAGAAGGCGGAAGGCGTCGGCTGGGCGATTCTCGTCTGGTCCCCCCGTTCGCACCGGCTGGAAATTCTTCAAGCGGAGAAGCATCAGAATCTCTCCCAATGGGACGTCGTTCCGCTGCTTGTCCTCGACGTATGGGAACATGCTTACTATTTGAAATATCATAACGATCGCAAATCGTATATCGAAGCTTGGTGGAACGTCGTGAATTGGGAAGACGTCGAACGACGGTACGATCAAGCCCGCCAATTGCGCTGGAAGCCGTATTGA